Within Kineothrix sp. MB12-C1, the genomic segment CAATCAAGTCTCTGGACAAATGGGGAATTGCCACAATTCCGCTGTCTTCTTCCTTATTCGCTGCCGGTGCGTGGGTGTTTTGCTTGGACGGTATCCAGGGATTCCATGGACCGCCATCCATAAAGGTATACCATGAGTTATTGCATGTATGGTATGCTTTTGGCCCTTCTTCCCAACAAGTGGCCACCGCACATTTCACCATAGGGTAAGCCTCTTTTATATAGTTGGTCAGCTCTGCATCCATATAATAGGAACCGGTCGATTCCGGATAAAAACCGAATTTCTCATAAAACTTTTCGAATACATCATTGACGATTGACTTCTTATCCTCCATCGAAAACATCCAGATACAGAAATCTTTCGTCTTATATTTCTCCCGAAACTCCGTACACGGTAACCCTAAAAGAGACAGCGCAATTTCATCTCCATATTTTTCGTGGTGCTCTTTTGCAATCTGTACCGCCTCTTCATTGAATAATGACGCATATGTCATATGTATGGTAGTCTTCAATCCATATTTATGAGCGGTCTCCTGCTGGAATCTGAAAATATCGAGAGACTCCTGTAAAAGTGCCTTTCTTCCGATATCTTCTTCCTTCCCATGACCGGTTACTTTTTCCGCATATTCCGGAACCATTTCCGGTCTGTGAATAATATTTACAATAAAATCACTCATTTTTCTTTTTATTCCTCCATTACCCAACATATTTCATGTATTCAGAATTCCTTTTACACTCGTTTATTTATCAAATTTTTCTATTTTACTCTTTATTTGACCGCCCCGGTAATGCCTTCCGCAAAGCTCTTCTGTAACAGGAAGAAGATAATAACTGTGGGAATCGTACACAATAACACACCGAGCATTAGCATTCCATAGTCGGTAAAATATCCTTCTTTCAAATTTGCCACCAACATCGGCATCGTTATACTCTTATTATCCTGCATAATTACCTTCGGCCATAAGTAGTTGTTCCATGCATTCATAAAAGTAATCGTCATCGCTGCCGCATAAGTGGAACGCATAGTCGGTATGAACATCCGAAAGAAAATGGAAAGTTCGCTCAGTCCGTCAATTCTGGCAGCCTCGATAATATCATGAGGAAACGACCGGGCACTCTGGCGAAACATCATAATAAGGAATGGCGTAGATATCGTAGGCAGTACGAAGCCTAACGCTGTATTCAGCAGCCTTGCCTGGGCAAACATCTGAAACAGGGGGATCATAGTTGCCGCGAAAGGCACCATCATTGCCAGCAGAATAATCGACATCACCGTATCTTTTCCCTTATCATGGTAAATCTCAAACCCATATCCTGCCAAAGAACAAACAACCAAAGAAAGCAAGGTGAGCACAACAGAATAGCGGAAGGAATTAAGCATCGCCGTCCCCACATTCTGAGAGGCCAGGAGATTCTTCAAGTTCTCAATAAAATAAGTTCCCGGAAGTAATGTCCCCCGCACAACATCCACACTTTTATTCGTAGCAGCTATGACCATCCA encodes:
- a CDS encoding carbohydrate ABC transporter permease, with the protein product MTVSYIFLTVVSLFSIFPLYWMVIAATNKSVDVVRGTLLPGTYFIENLKNLLASQNVGTAMLNSFRYSVVLTLLSLVVCSLAGYGFEIYHDKGKDTVMSIILLAMMVPFAATMIPLFQMFAQARLLNTALGFVLPTISTPFLIMMFRQSARSFPHDIIEAARIDGLSELSIFFRMFIPTMRSTYAAAMTITFMNAWNNYLWPKVIMQDNKSITMPMLVANLKEGYFTDYGMLMLGVLLCTIPTVIIFFLLQKSFAEGITGAVK